One Drosophila teissieri strain GT53w chromosome X, Prin_Dtei_1.1, whole genome shotgun sequence genomic window, TTGATTTGGCCGATTAGTTTGTTCTTCTTGACGCATGTATTTGTAAGTATGTTTGCTGTATTACAATATATGTAGTATGTGATATATGATTCTGTATTTTCCCTATATTACGTTTTTATGTTTCCTAATCGTgctaaaaaaaaccaacaacaaattatACTTAATGTCCATTTAAAAGCATTTGCATTGggtgtacatacatactgatacatatacatatacatatacattcatttattcatatatatctatatatcagTGCTCCCGCACTTGACAAATTCAACGGCAATTTCATATTCAACtctattcatattcatatttataatcatatttatcatatttataaTCATATTTATATCCATATTTATATTCGTATCTATATTCGTATTTATATCCATAGCCATATCGAAACTCAGTTACCCATATTTATTTCTGTATTCATATTgatactcatactcatactcatactcgAATCTCAGTtaatatctgtatctgtatctgtatctaggTATAGGTATATTTAGGTATAGGTATAAATAGCTCTTGCGACTTATTGGATGATATTCATTGTCTTCGTATTGTGTTTGCTTCGGGTGTTGCATATTCTGATCGTAGTATGTAGTTATcgtataaacattttctaaaTTTCATTAGTGTCCGCGAGAATATCTACATGAATACGGTTATGAGTAGGTCCTATTCagtttgtatttgtatctgtattcGTGATGGATGCTAtgctgcagtttgcagttctTTGAGTTCGACAGTCTTATGTACAATATCTCTGGACTGCTTTGTGGAAACGGATCAGATGTATACTTATAAAGAATAATCGTTTGAGTTCATCGTACACTGCTTCATTAAACCGAGTGGTGAACATTAGCGTATATTCATAATCGAAAACTAGTAGAAAtactttctttgtttttaaggcgagctgtgtgtgtggtgtgatTTCTGCCAAAACTAAACTTCAACCGAGTTGCATTCAATCTGATTCAATCTGAGGGGTTTAGACTTAACGCCAATACTGATGTGGGATTCGACTGTGACGGCATCCTACGCTTGATTATGACATCGTATCTGTCTATTTAATTACTCCATTAGTGAGTGGTTGACTTGGTGATATTATATAGGTCTATGGGTACTATGCCTATATGTATAGCCGAATTTCCGAATGGCCGAATTGCGGTTATACTGGTACACAACATCCAAGTGTCTAAGAAGCTCTTGATTTTGTCCTTCGAGTTTGGGTACAATTCCCTCGACAGTGTGTGGGTATGAACGATTATGAACGCAGGATGTACGCATGTACGTACATAttcatatactcgtatgtaagtgtgtgtgtgtgggtgtaagTGATTTGCACTAGTTGGGTATATAGTATACGGTATACCGTCCTACGTTCCAGTTAGCATATGAGTAACTCAGCATGAACGTGTGCGTATGGGTGTGGCTATGGCTGTGATCTGCTCCGCGTTCCGCCATGAATCGCATACTTGCATACTGGCATACTTGCATACCGGTCTGTCAAAACTCCGGAGACCCAGCTCCCTAATCAGTGTCCGTATCGGCATCCGTGTCCGTTTCGGAGCGGAACCTGAACGAGGATCTATTGGATGTGGacgatgcggatgcggatgtggatgtggactgCCAGCGCGCCGAGTCGTGCAATCATCTGCAGACAGTGGAATCATCGCCGGCGCATATGGAGTGGGGTGCCGCCAGGAAGAGCTTTCCATTGGAGCAGGCGCAGAGCTGGAAGACGCGATGCATGTGATCCCTGCTCTGGGCAGTGCCCAGAATGGGCGGCTGTGCCGTTCGCAGGTTGGGCATGAGTATCTTGGAGGACTCCAGGCGCAGCTGCAACGAGAAGAGCAGACGGAGGCCAAGGGATTACGCTACTACTGCCACCCACTCACCGCCACCAAGGCCATTTGGCTTTCGGTCTACGCAGCTAGCTCTCAATCATACTTACGCTCCCATCGAGGGCTCGGAACTTGACGTCTTCCAGGGCCACGACTTCTATGCCTCCTGCCCGCGACTGCAAATTGATGTCCTTGGCCGCCGTCATCTCCAATTGGCGAGTGGGCGATTCGAGTCTGTAATTAAATCAGGAGGAAAGCGTTGTGGCGGCACCTCGGTTAGTGATTGCAGAGTGCAGAGTGCTGAATGCAGAGTGCAGGATTTGGAActcctgtgtcctgtgtcgAGGACCCCTCCCCCTGTCGCCAGAACGTCGGCCTAATGAAACGGAAAGTCGCTCAATTGTGGCGCAGTGCCTTGAAAAcattgcaatttcaatttgaatggcTGATGCTGGTATGACTTTGCGCCGACATCGCTGACGGCTCGTCAACTGAACTGTTTGCCTGTGTGTATCTGGCGCCAgacaatttgtaattttcatgAACCAACAGGCAGCTATCACCAAATTTGtcaatgaaaatgttattaCAAGCCGCCGATCCTGTTAATGGTCCATATGCACACATAGTCGTCCACGCGGACAGATGGCCTGATGGATGGGCATAATGCAGTGACTACACCTCCCTCCCTCCCAGTTCCAATCCCCACTGCCATCCACTGCCATCCACTGCCAATCCCAATCGCAGTCCGATTCTGGCGTTAGCCATACAGGAAAAAAAGGGTCTGGCCCCTGTAGCGCTTTTTAATTCACTGCCACCGTTTGTGTACATTCTGacaaatgtgtataaatattttcgctcCCCGCGTGAGCTCAGTCAGCTGAATACCGACACCTATACGAGTGCAGGTGGCATCCGATGCAGTGGAGGTGCACCTGCAGTGCACCGCCAGGCAGCCAGGACACCCGGACACCAGGACGCCAGGACATCAGGGGCAACCAGGTGGGAGTGGGCCTGGCGTTGTTTTCGTTACCGCAAAGGTGACGTTGACAGGGACCCACGACCCACGaggacgagcagcagcaggagcacgaGTGCAGCCGagtgtttgcttttaattttttatttctcagATTTCCCCAACCGAACTCCATTCAAGAACGACTAATATGCCACAACATGGCGTGCCGTGGATGCCTGCCGTTTGCTGGCAACGCAACGAATGCCTGCAAAATTTATTACAGTCATTGAATTTCAACACCGGACTGCAGTAGATTGgctttcgatttcatttactttaatTGGCCATGGCTTTGGCGCTCCGCTGGCAGATCGTTCTCCACTCTGGCACTCCTCCTGCCATCTGGCCATCACCGGAGTCTCCCGGGTGTGGACGTGTGgctccacctccacatccacatccacctccacATTCAACTCCATCTTCAGCACTTACCTCAGCTCCCGGCCGGGCTCGGCGCGCACGTGGGGCGTCTGCACGGACTCCCGGAAGACGGCGCCGCCTTCGCCGTCGATCCGCAGGGCATGTGCTCCGATGGTGACTTCATCGCGGTTCACGGAGAACAGGCTGCGTCCGTTGGTGTCGTTTATGCGGAATCCCGACGACAGGCACTCGAACTTGTCGTGTCCCAGGAATAAATGATTCTCAATCATGCCATTCGGATCACGTGTATTGATTGAAAAGTTACGTGATGACTCTGCCAAAGGGGGTAAGAAATAGTTGTAGATATATGCAATTTCGAGTGTTTTGTATGACAAATGCGGGTAATTAAGGCAGTAATTGCCATATAAATGAGtgaacacacacgcacacacagccacGGAGGCGTTGAAGGTGGGCACCCGCGCTCATCTGGTTAAGATAGCACGTTGCAAGtcgccggaaacggaaatcaaAACTCAGGCTCCGCTCTCCACCGCTCCCCGCCCGCTCTCCGCCATTGTCTCAGCTGGGTCGAGCATGGCCATCGCTCTTGGCTATCAACTATCAGCTATCAGCCCTCGCTGACAGCCCCTCCAGGTGGCTGTGTTCCGCCGTGACCCGTCACCCGTCGCCCGTCGCCCATTCCTCAGTCCTCAGTCCTAGTCGggattcgtattcgtatccgtatccgtccATCTGGaccacccagcacccagcacccaacgcccaccgcccacttccGCGCACGTATCTGCGGTTGTCGCTTATCGCTGCGGGAAatgctctgctgctgctttttggtAACATTTTGCTGTCGACACATGGACGAAGGTCCCTGGGAAATGGCATCAGTCTTCTGTGCTCGTGCCTTCATATGGCTTATCTGTAATTGTACATCTTGGCTGCTGCTCAAGCTGCGCAGCAAGTGGAGCAAGTGGAGCAATGGGAGCAATGGGAGCAATAGGAGCAAGTGGAGCAGGCGGAGCAACAGCCCCGATCTCATTTACCAACGCTTAGCGCTCCTGATTTCTGGCTCCCGCTCCTGCTTCTCCTTatgctcctgttcctgcttcAGCTCGTGCCTTCGTGCTGAGTATGCTTGATATCTGTTGATTTATGTCTTCAATGGCACCGGCACACATTTGTCCTCGACCATCCCCATCCTTGCCCCTGCTTCTGCTCGTGCCCATGTCCACACCTATACACCTAACCACCCCGCCTCCTGTCCACCTGTGCCATGAATGTTTAAGCCCGGTGCACTTGCCCTCAAGCACGGCAAAACAAATGGGCCTGCCAATGCTCCTCGGAGGCTGCATAATAGCGGCCGGCAGCGCAGTTCATTAAACATGCACTCGCCGATGCCATTCAGTCATTCAGCCACTCGACCATCCGACCATCCATGCCAGTCATCGGaggcagcagaggcagcagaggcagcagagCAGGCGACGGCCCCCATGACTTTGACATTTGCGGAGGAAGTGCGTCCGTGGCTGTTCCACGGGTGCCCCTGAGACCTGCATCCTAGGCGATGGCTCATCAAGGTGTGACCACGatcaaatttatgaaatgaatattaataggaataggaatccGAAGCGGGGTTTGTCATTTGTCCGCGACGAACTGCGACTGCGGCTGCAACTGCGACGCCACCTGATTTGGTGGCACCTAATCGCTCGATAATGCCGGAGGCGACTCGCACTCACTCACCTATGGAGATGGGCTGGCCGTGCCGCGAACGGATTGTGGAGGCGCGCAGCATGTCCATAATTATCGCTTGTCCGGACAGCTGTATGCCACCGGGTACGATTTTCAGCTGCCCCATGCCCTCCTGAAAAGCGATAAGCGGAGAGTGTTGAGTGTTTGGTGttggtggccagtggccagtgaccagtggccagtggctgAGTGGTGGCAATTACCGTTGAGAACTCCATCACCTTGAGTATCCAGAGGGTGAGCACCAGGTTCGTGATAAtgagcagcatcagcagcagcagcagcgtgtACAGGCACTTTTTCCGCCAACCGATGAGGCCCAAATACGTCTCGATGCCGCCAACGAATCCGTCCACGTTGGAGCGTCCACCTGCCGCACTCCGGCCGCCTCTCGTGTCACTACGCCCAAGGGCGTGGCCGTGACCATGACCATGCCCAGGACCATGGCCGTGACTGACCGTGGCCTTCCCCGTCGTCGCCGTCACCGTGGTGGCGGACATGACGCCTCCCTTCGTCGTGGGAAGGGCGCTCAGAgcgccactgctgctgtttccGTTACCGCTGGCTGCGCTGTGGCCACCAGTGGTCATTGGGCCAGGACCAGGACAAGGAGCAGGACCTGGACCCGGACGGTGCCTGCTGGCTTTGTGGGTTCGcttggacgtggacgtggacgtgccAGCCGATTGCTGCCGCGAGTGTGGCCCAAAGTCAGTGGTCTCACTGCTGCCAGCGGCCAACATTCCGGCGCTGCTGCAGTGCAGCTAGTGGAGGCATGGGCAGTGCATGACTGTCCGGCTGCGTAGGTATCCCGTATCCTGCAAGGAGTGCAAGCAAACAATGAGCAAGGTGCGTGCAAGGAACACAGAACGTAGGACACTCTGACTGCGCACATACAATGTTGCATGCCCTCGGACACCTTTGTGGCACTAAGGCAGCCAGAATGAACTGCAACTGGAAGCTAGAAGCGAGTCCATAAATCTGCGCAACGGGCGGCGCTCAAGTATGCAGCTGGCTGATGCAGTTAGCACTCCGTGTGGGAGTTGCATATGCCACTGGAAGAGCACCTGCAAGTGCGCCAGTTGATGACTTTGGCGGCGTCAGCTGTTGGCGACTTCACACGTGCAGCTCTTCAATTATGCATgcctgcagcaactgcaactgcctgCATttgcgaactgcgaactgtGAGTTGCAAGTTGCGAACTGGGAAAAGTGCAGTGTGGACTGCAGAGTGCGAATATATATTCTGGCTGCATTTACATGCATGAGCTGCGGAAATGGCGGCGGGTTTGAGGGGGAGTATTTATTAAACCATTCTGTCAAAAgaaatcataataaataaaataaaaagtcataaatgaataaattatagACTTTTTGCTCGTGAGGCtcgtgaataaataaataagcaattcTAGAACAGCaagtaaattattttccaGCCAATCTGATGTCAAAGGTAATTAGTTGAATGCGGCTGCTGTTTCGCGTTGCCTTTGGCGCTTTAAAGGTGCAAAGGTGTGGCACGCACTATTTCCAGACAGCTcacttcaattcaattcagttcagttcattTGAGTTGAGTTCTGATCTACAGATCTATAGATCTACACTTGGCTGTCTATAATTATAAGCATCGGCTGTCTTAGGAGGCAATCGGCGTGAGTTATGAAATACATTCTGTGCGCGCTCAATAAAGatgaaatgtataaataaat contains:
- the LOC122623945 gene encoding delta-sarcoglycan, whose product is MLAAGSSETTDFGPHSRQQSAGTSTSTSKRTHKASRHRPGPGPAPCPGPGPMTTGGHSAASGNGNSSSGALSALPTTKGGVMSATTVTATTGKATVSHGHGPGHGHGHGHALGRSDTRGGRSAAGGRSNVDGFVGGIETYLGLIGWRKKCLYTLLLLLMLLIITNLVLTLWILKVMEFSTEGMGQLKIVPGGIQLSGQAIIMDMLRASTIRSRHGQPISIESSRNFSINTRDPNGMIENHLFLGHDKFECLSSGFRINDTNGRSLFSVNRDEVTIGAHALRIDGEGGAVFRESVQTPHVRAEPGRELRLESPTRQLEMTAAKDINLQSRAGGIEVVALEDVKFRALDGSLRLESSKILMPNLRTAQPPILGTAQSRDHMHRVFQLCACSNGKLFLAAPHSICAGDDSTVCR